One window of the Zea mays cultivar B73 chromosome 3, Zm-B73-REFERENCE-NAM-5.0, whole genome shotgun sequence genome contains the following:
- the LOC100274728 gene encoding uncharacterized protein yields the protein MALACATHARRFLLAGPARSFHAQPYQAKVGVVEFLNGVGKGVEAHAAKLEEAVGGDMQRLLEARTLRLKKLGIPCKHRKLILSFAHKYRLGLWKPQAEPRKVE from the exons ATGGCTCTCGCGTGCGCCACTCACGCGCGCCGCTTCCTCCTCGCTGGCCCGGCGAGATCTTTCCACGCCCAGCCCTACCAGG CCAAGGTCGGCGTGGTGGAGTTCTTGAACGGCGTCGGGAAGGGGGTGGAAGCGCACGCCGCGAAGCTGGAGGAGGCTGTGGGCGGCGACATGCAGAGGCTCCTCGAGGCCCGCACGCTGCGGCTCAAGAAGCTTGGCATCCCCTGCAAGCAT AGGAAGTTGATTTTGAGTTTTGCTCACAAGTACCGTCTTGGTCTCTGGAAGCCTCAAGCAGAACCCAGGAAAGTTGAATAA
- the LOC100501344 gene encoding S-norcoclaurine synthase 1-like, whose translation MAHAKAGASLPVPNVQALAQTWHGSGEPVPFRYVRTEEIVAGEVVAGCAIPVVDLSRLLDPRSSEEELANLGSACQHWGFFQLINHGVPDEVIQDTKKDMVEFFKLPVEAKKVHAQVPGGIEGYGQAFVFSETQKLDWADMIYLMISPKESRDLRFWPTRPPSFRDSIERYSAETAKVTACLLRFMAKDLGVEPERLLEEFRGLPQSMRTTYYPPCRLAADVLGLSPHTDATGLTLLLHVNDVQGLQIRRDGKWLAVDPLDGALVVSIGDILEILSNGRYRSIEHRAIVHPDKERISAAMFHQTCPNTTVGPLQELVERDSGGARYRSMDYMDFMKGFFAAKLDGRRSHMDALRIY comes from the exons ATGGCGCACGCGAAAGCCGGAGCGTCTCTGCCGGTGCCCAACGTGCAGGCACTAGCTCAGACTTGGCATGGATCAGGCGAGCCGGTGCCTTTCCGGTACGTCAGGACAGAAGAGATCGTCGCCGGCGAAGTCGTCGCCGGCTGCGCCATCCCGGTCGTGGATCTCAGCAGGTTGCTTGACCCGCGGTCGTCCGAAGAGGAGCTCGCAAACCTCGGCTCTGCCTGTCAGCACTGGGGTTTCTTTCAG CTTATCAACCATGGGGTGCCGGACGAGGTGATCCAGGACACGAAGAAAGACATGGTGGAGTTCTTCAAGCTCCCTGTGGAAGCCAAGAAGGTGCACGCGCAGGTACCGGGCGGCATcgagggctacggccaggccttcGTCTTCTCCGAGACCCAGAAGCTGGATTGGGCGGACATGATCTACCTCATGATTAGCCCCAAGGAGTCGCGGGACCTGAGGTTCTGGCCCACCCGGCCTCCCTCCTTCAGGGACTCTATCGAAAGGTACTCGGCCGAGACGGCGAAGGTGACGGCGTGCCTGCTGCGGTTCATGGCCAAGGACTTGGGCGTGGAGCCGGAGCGCCTCCTGGAGGAGTTCCGGGGATTGCCGCAGAGCATGCGGACGACCTACTACCCGCCGTGCAGGCTGGCCGCCGATGTGCTTGGCCTGTCGCCGCACACCGACGCCACCGGCCTGACGCTGCTGCTCCACGTCAACGACGTGCAGGGCCTGCAGATCAGGAGGGACGGCAAGTGGCTCGCCGTTGACCCTCTGGACGGTGCTTTAGTCGTCAGCATCGGCGACATACTGGAG ATTCTAAGCAATGGGAGGTACAGAAGCATTGAGCACAGAGCCATTGTACACCCGGACAAAGAACGCATCTCGGCGGCGATGTTCCATCAGACATGCCCCAACACGACGGTCGGCCCTCTGCAGGAGCTCGTGGAAAGAGACAGTGGCGGGGCACGGTACAGATCCATGGACTACATGGATTTCATGAAGGGCTTCTTCGCGGCCAAGCTCGATGGGCGAAGGAGCCACATGGACGCTTTGAGGATATACTAG